A stretch of Lactuca sativa cultivar Salinas chromosome 6, Lsat_Salinas_v11, whole genome shotgun sequence DNA encodes these proteins:
- the LOC111894162 gene encoding UDP-glycosyltransferase 73C3 — MASNVHFIMIPLMCPGHLIPMMNMAKLIAKHSATVTIVITPRNAARFGGFLHRAVASGLSIRILQLQFPTTGYGLPEGCENLDDLPTLKLTKNFFDASAKLQEPLEEVFEELNPRPSCIISDKTLSWTADVARKFEIPWVIFDGMSCFTRLATHNLLDSKIHEQVGDFDPFWLPGLPDKITITRSQLPGMFNPGKGAHEKGINIIREKIRAAELGAYGIVINSFEELEKRYIDEYRKVKGKVWCIGPFSQANKNDIDKASMVNNHECITWLDCQKPGSVVYACLGSLTRLTPPQFIELALGLEKSKFPFILVEKGGSRTEEIEKWLKEDGFEERVKGRGVLIHGWAPQVLILSHPSVGAFLTHCGWNSTIEGISVGVPMITWPQFSEQFFNERLVVEVVRSGVGVGAKSVRYLGEEDAAGIQVKREDVCKAVKVVMDEGIEGKERREKAQYFREMAEKALEEGGSSWLNLKLFIEDIMLHTNKDMAG; from the coding sequence ATGGCGTCCAATGTTCATTTTATTATGATACCTTTAATGTGCCCAGGTCACCTCATTCCAATGATGAACATGGCAAAACTCATAGCAAAACACTCTGCCACCGTCACCATCGTCATCACACCTCGCAACGCCGCCAGGTTCGGGGGATTCCTCCACCGTGCCGTGGCGTCCGGCCTCTCCATCCGAATCCTCCAACTCCAATTCCCAACCACAGGATACGGATTACCAGAAGGATGTGAAAACTTAGACGATCTACCCACACTCAAGTTGACCAAGAACTTCTTCGATGCAAGTGCAAAGCTTCAAGAACCACTTGAAGAGGTGTTTGAAGAGCTTAACCCGAGGCCAAGTTGTATCATTTCCGACAAGACTTTATCATGGACAGCAGATGTTGCAAGAAAGTTTGAGATTCCATGGGTTATTTTCGATGGAATGAGTTGTTTCACTCGGTTAGCTACACATAATCTATTAGATTCCAAGATTCATGAACAGGTGGGCGATTTCGACCCGTTTTGGTTGCCGGGTTTACCGGATAAGATAACCATCACTAGATCCCAGCTTCCGGGGATGTTTAATCCTGGAAAGGGTGCACATGAAAAGGGCATAAATATTATACGTGAGAAGATTAGAGCAGCCGAATTAGGAGCATACGGGATAGTTATAAACAGTTTTGAAGAGTTGGAAAAAAGATACATCGATGAATATCGAAAAGTGAAGGGAAAAGTTTGGTGTATTGGACCATTTTCACAAGCGAACAAGAATGATATAGATAAAGCTTCAATGGTGAATAACCATGAGTGCATCACCTGGCTCGATTGTCAGAAACCAGGGAGTGTAGTGTACGCGTGTTTAGGGAGCCTAACACGACTCACACCTCCGCAGTTTATAGAACTGGCTCTAGGGTTAGAGAAGTCAAAGTTCCCGTTTATATTAGTGGAGAAAGGAGGAAGTAGAACAGAAGAGATAGAGAAATGGTTGAAGGAAGATGGGTTTGAAGAGAGAGTGAAAGGAAGAGGTGTTTTGATCCATGGGTGGGCCCCACAGGTTCTAATCCTGTCCCACCCTTCGGTTGGAGCCTTCTTGACTCATTGTGGTTGGAATTCGACTATCGAAGGGATTAGTGTGGGTGTACCGATGATCACATGGCCTCAATTTTCTGAGCAGTTTTTTAATGAGAGATTGGTTGTGGAAGTAGTGAGAAGTGGTGTGGGTGTTGGGGCTAAATCAGTGAGGTATTTAGGGGAAGAAGATGCAGCTGGGATACAAGTGAAACGGGAGGACGTGTGTAAAGCTGTGAAGGTGGTGATGGATGAAGGTATTGAAGGAAAAGAGCGAAGAGAAAAGGCTCAATATTTTAGGGAGATGGCTGAAAAAGCATTAGAAGAGGGAGGATCATCTTGGCTAAATTTGAAACTCTTCATTGAAGATATCATGCTACACACGAATAAGGACATGGCAGGCTAA
- the LOC111894149 gene encoding vacuolar protein-sorting-associated protein 37 homolog 2: protein MFKSFWGSEEQHNEQSYGDRPVVSRIPPNEAAGIVVVLKDKSASELQKLLSNKDAYQQFLHSLDIVQNQIHLRNELRNETIQLAKHNLEKEPHIRELRNQCQIIRATELATAREKLNELEKQKQEILRFYSPTSLLHRLQESMHKTEEESEALHQQLLDREIDLTTFTHKYKRLRNLYHKRSLTHLAANTSLVG, encoded by the exons ATGTTCAAATCCTTCTG GGGTTCTGAAGAACAGCATAATGAGCAGTCATATGGAGATAGACCAGTAGTATCCCGCATTCCACCTAATGAAGCTGCTGGGATTGTTGTTGTCTTAAAAGACAAAAG TGCTAGCGAGTTGCAGAAGCTTTTATCCAACAAAGATGCATATCAACAATTCTTACATTCACTTGACATTGTCCAAAATCAGATTCAT CTGAGGAATGAACTGCGAAATGAAACTATACAGCTTGCAA AACACAACTTGGAAAAAGAACCACACATCAGGGAGCTTCGAAACCAG tgTCAAATAATTCGGGCAACCGAACTGGCAACTGCCCGAGAGAAGCTGAATGAACTAGAAAAGCAGAAGCAAGAAATCCTCAGATTTTACTCTCCCACATCATTACTTCATCGTCTTCAAG AGTCGATGCATAAGACAGAAGAGGAATCAGAGGCTTTACACCAACAGCTTCTTGATAGAGAGATTGATCTCACTACTTTCACTCACAAGTACAAGAGGCTTCGCAACTTGTACCATAAACGATCTCTCACACATCTTGCAGCTAATACTTCCTTGGTGGGTTGA